A window of Infirmifilum lucidum contains these coding sequences:
- a CDS encoding HD domain-containing protein, with translation MESAVALARKLARELMGDDFVHGYPHVERVMRLGEEIASEVGNVDMNLLRLAVYLHDIGRRIGEPHAYYSARLAGGILSEWGVGEDVVKLVVNAIEYHSFSYARSRGVKPLSVEAMVLSDADKLDALGIVGFLRVMAYGFENGRSVEESLRHFDEKIFKLKDLLHFDASRRLAEELEARTRTAVSWLAEELGIKPITWQGRY, from the coding sequence GTGGAGAGCGCTGTAGCCCTGGCCCGAAAGCTAGCCCGCGAGCTGATGGGGGACGACTTCGTCCACGGCTACCCACACGTTGAGCGCGTGATGAGGCTTGGGGAGGAGATAGCCTCAGAAGTCGGGAACGTCGACATGAACTTACTACGGCTAGCAGTGTACCTACACGACATAGGGAGGAGGATTGGGGAGCCACACGCGTACTATTCTGCCAGGCTTGCCGGAGGCATCTTGAGCGAGTGGGGAGTCGGCGAAGACGTCGTGAAACTCGTCGTTAACGCTATTGAGTACCACAGCTTCAGCTACGCCAGGAGCCGCGGAGTAAAGCCTCTAAGCGTCGAGGCAATGGTGCTCAGCGACGCAGACAAGCTGGACGCCCTAGGCATCGTAGGCTTCTTGAGGGTCATGGCTTACGGCTTCGAGAACGGGCGGAGCGTCGAGGAGAGCCTGAGGCACTTCGACGAGAAGATCTTCAAACTCAAAGACTTGCTGCACTTCGATGCCTCCAGGAGGCTTGCCGAGGAGCTCGAGGCCAGGACGCGCACTGCTGTCAGCTGGCTCGCCGAGGAGCTCGGCATAAAGCCTATAACGTGGCAGGGGCGGTATTAA
- a CDS encoding 4-vinyl reductase — protein MSEPSTGVSGLVLYPGREVHVVLVLLEKEAQLAKFLPGVAGCSELGVEVLDLWTTRGGFALALLASVAPTREGGVEAFVDCLGKLDGVRAVDSTRGFAGGLAVESWGFPVLPGTSRTLVLEAGLFSSMLRESWKLLGKAFQLPLYNSTFSYGRDLARRLRGLGLDEKSFLYAASEVIRHLGLGRVFWETVTDTRVAVTVYDSLECSAMVGVPGYESSILRGLVAGVVAELWGADRSQVDARETSCVARGDRACRIEVLSRQK, from the coding sequence ATGAGTGAACCTTCTACGGGGGTTTCAGGCCTAGTACTATACCCCGGCAGGGAAGTACACGTCGTCCTGGTTCTCCTGGAAAAGGAGGCTCAACTCGCGAAGTTTCTCCCAGGGGTGGCGGGTTGCTCCGAGCTCGGGGTAGAGGTTCTCGACTTGTGGACGACACGAGGGGGGTTCGCGCTAGCCCTCCTCGCGTCGGTGGCGCCCACACGGGAGGGGGGCGTCGAAGCGTTTGTAGACTGCCTCGGGAAGCTGGACGGCGTCAGGGCCGTAGACAGCACGCGGGGCTTCGCGGGCGGCCTAGCGGTCGAGAGCTGGGGTTTCCCGGTGCTACCCGGTACTTCGAGGACGCTAGTCCTCGAAGCCGGCCTCTTTAGCTCTATGCTCAGGGAGAGCTGGAAGCTCCTCGGGAAGGCGTTCCAGCTACCGCTCTACAACTCCACTTTTTCCTACGGGCGCGACCTCGCCCGGAGGCTCAGGGGGCTGGGCCTAGACGAGAAAAGCTTCCTGTACGCCGCGTCGGAGGTAATACGCCACCTCGGCCTAGGCAGAGTCTTCTGGGAGACCGTTACAGACACGCGTGTAGCTGTCACGGTTTACGACAGCCTGGAGTGCAGTGCCATGGTGGGAGTCCCGGGGTACGAGTCGTCTATCCTCAGGGGTCTAGTAGCGGGCGTGGTCGCGGAGCTCTGGGGCGCCGACAGGAGCCAGGTCGATGCCAGGGAGACGTCCTGCGTAGCGAGGGGGGATAGGGCCTGCCGGATAGAGGTCTTGTCGAGGCAGAAGTAG
- a CDS encoding 4Fe-4S binding protein, which produces MPEVKVVEYPSVPSSEDISRALGELDGLVLVGSWGPAEWLGLREELRRIGARWHRVVYVDRERDPQVSGLSLEDLVASFKAYLESSAGYIAVVVSDAGKRVSRRELLKAGLGVFFVYTAMPEVRAEQCLSLRSCGICLPSCPYGALSQKPPQVSERKCTECGLCASYCPTGLLYVPSHPPTAARRLFHELKSRGAANVIVTCPEGRALVYEDETGLSGAVVELPCIAALRIHEYLFARQVGLRVVPYCPNRLREKCPRGGAAEEYLSLIAETESLLAGRPEATPAWIEKLPALASPLAGDKDEWVQLSRLPLFRVDVNREACTLCGACVKACPAHALTLVRDGGYKLKFTHAECIGCGACMGVCPERAVSVVRAANPLFLSTRQSLEVASSPEAHCKRCGAQIGPEVKIKRLAGRLSRAGVPPAQLERLWLCEKCKQEALADEFREFLSSSSS; this is translated from the coding sequence GTGCCGGAGGTCAAAGTAGTTGAATATCCCAGTGTGCCGAGTAGCGAGGACATTTCGCGGGCACTCGGGGAGCTCGACGGCCTGGTACTCGTGGGGTCGTGGGGCCCCGCGGAGTGGCTTGGTCTCCGGGAAGAGTTGAGGAGGATTGGCGCTAGGTGGCACAGAGTAGTATACGTCGACAGGGAGCGCGACCCCCAGGTTTCGGGGCTTAGCCTCGAAGACCTTGTAGCGTCTTTTAAGGCGTATCTCGAATCCTCTGCAGGCTACATCGCTGTAGTCGTGTCCGACGCCGGCAAGAGGGTCTCTAGGCGCGAGCTACTCAAGGCGGGCCTTGGGGTGTTCTTCGTCTACACCGCAATGCCGGAGGTGAGGGCAGAGCAGTGCCTCTCGCTCAGGAGCTGTGGCATATGCCTGCCATCGTGCCCCTACGGGGCGCTGTCGCAGAAACCTCCCCAAGTGTCGGAGAGAAAGTGCACGGAGTGCGGGCTCTGTGCGTCCTACTGCCCCACAGGCTTGCTGTACGTCCCGTCACACCCCCCTACCGCCGCGAGGAGGCTGTTCCACGAGCTGAAGTCGAGAGGCGCCGCTAACGTGATCGTGACGTGCCCCGAGGGCAGGGCACTAGTCTACGAGGACGAGACGGGCTTGAGCGGCGCCGTTGTAGAGTTGCCCTGTATAGCGGCCCTGAGGATACACGAGTACCTATTCGCTAGGCAGGTAGGGTTGAGGGTAGTACCCTACTGCCCCAACAGGCTCAGAGAGAAGTGCCCCAGGGGTGGGGCAGCAGAAGAGTACTTGAGCCTTATAGCCGAGACAGAAAGCCTGCTAGCTGGGAGGCCGGAGGCAACACCCGCCTGGATCGAGAAGTTGCCAGCTCTAGCCTCGCCGCTAGCCGGGGACAAGGACGAGTGGGTGCAGCTCTCAAGGCTTCCGCTCTTCCGCGTGGACGTTAACAGGGAAGCATGCACGCTCTGCGGGGCGTGCGTGAAGGCCTGCCCGGCGCACGCCTTAACCTTAGTACGGGACGGGGGCTACAAGCTCAAGTTCACGCACGCTGAGTGCATCGGCTGTGGTGCCTGTATGGGAGTCTGTCCCGAGAGGGCCGTCAGCGTCGTGAGAGCCGCTAACCCCCTGTTCCTCTCGACAAGACAGTCCCTGGAGGTCGCCAGCTCCCCCGAAGCACACTGCAAGAGGTGCGGCGCCCAGATAGGGCCTGAGGTGAAGATCAAGAGGCTGGCTGGTAGGCTGTCGAGGGCCGGTGTACCGCCTGCGCAACTGGAGAGACTCTGGCTCTGCGAGAAGTGCAAGCAGGAGGCTCTAGCCGACGAGTTCAGGGAGTTTCTCTCGTCGTCCTCTTCGTAG
- a CDS encoding DUF973 family protein — protein MDSSHLVAGLRDLNSASKLLFIASILGLVAGAALLLLVPALFFTAVSHAATGLSRLILTWLPLIMVSGALALASAIIGIYAVYAKLLPSSKHFAEWRPANFETPRKLLYIGYWGALVLALLALVSGVALLASIAPLFMRGSHPEGLMGMLVMLLAPLALLVLAAILAFVGFVGEVMLFYELGTALASERFKQVALLTIAYYVGGMLLAFIPVFTVTLPLSLVASGLQIVAYYLAMEESARLLASLPSQQSTLQGQV, from the coding sequence ATGGATAGCAGTCACCTTGTAGCCGGGCTTAGAGACCTCAACAGCGCCTCGAAGCTGTTGTTCATCGCGTCAATACTAGGCTTAGTAGCCGGTGCAGCTCTACTCCTACTAGTCCCAGCTCTGTTCTTTACTGCTGTCTCCCATGCAGCTACAGGCCTCTCCAGGCTTATACTGACTTGGTTGCCACTCATCATGGTCTCTGGAGCGCTAGCACTTGCCTCGGCTATTATTGGCATCTACGCCGTCTACGCCAAGCTCCTCCCATCGAGTAAACACTTCGCGGAGTGGAGGCCGGCGAACTTCGAGACTCCTAGGAAGCTCCTCTACATCGGCTACTGGGGCGCGCTGGTGCTGGCACTCCTAGCTCTCGTCTCTGGAGTAGCGCTCCTCGCGAGCATAGCCCCCCTCTTCATGAGAGGATCACACCCTGAGGGGCTGATGGGCATGCTCGTGATGCTCCTCGCCCCGCTGGCCTTGCTTGTACTGGCCGCTATACTCGCGTTCGTGGGCTTCGTAGGCGAGGTAATGCTATTCTACGAGCTGGGCACGGCTCTGGCCTCCGAGAGGTTCAAGCAAGTCGCACTGCTGACAATAGCCTACTACGTCGGCGGCATGCTCTTAGCCTTCATCCCCGTCTTCACTGTGACACTACCCCTCTCGCTCGTCGCGTCAGGCCTACAAATCGTCGCCTACTACCTGGCAATGGAGGAGTCTGCCAGGTTGCTGGCGTCGCTTCCCTCGCAGCAGTCCACGCTGCAGGGCCAGGTGTAA
- a CDS encoding PLP-dependent cysteine synthase family protein has translation MPTVEELIGNTPLVRVNRIEGLKGREVYVKLEYMNPTGSHKDRIALYMIRDAVEKGLLRPGGTVVEASSGNTAISVAWLARRLGFKAVIVVEEGTSPAKVAVLRALGAEVIFAPKVPAGHPDHMVNVARRVASERGGVFLAQYSNEANLRAHYETTGPEIYRALGDKIGCFVMGVGTGGTLVGVSKYLKGLLGHRVKAVAVVPRGSPIVGGAGRGEEIEGLAVSMIPDIFARNRGLVDEVVEVSLAESVEWMVRLAREEGILGGLSTGANMAGVYKVLEGCEGAIVTLAPDSIFRYTGVLENYAIRDIL, from the coding sequence GTGCCCACAGTAGAGGAGCTGATAGGCAATACGCCGCTCGTCAGGGTAAACAGGATTGAGGGCTTGAAGGGTCGCGAAGTCTACGTGAAGCTCGAGTACATGAACCCTACTGGCAGCCACAAGGACAGGATAGCGCTCTACATGATCAGAGATGCCGTCGAGAAGGGTTTGCTGAGACCTGGCGGCACAGTAGTCGAGGCCTCGAGCGGCAATACAGCGATAAGCGTAGCATGGCTAGCGAGGCGCCTCGGCTTCAAGGCAGTAATTGTAGTCGAGGAGGGGACTTCTCCGGCTAAGGTCGCCGTGCTGAGGGCTCTCGGCGCTGAGGTCATATTCGCCCCGAAAGTCCCGGCAGGCCACCCTGACCACATGGTTAACGTCGCCAGGAGGGTGGCGTCAGAGAGGGGAGGAGTGTTCCTGGCCCAGTACTCTAACGAAGCGAACCTCAGGGCCCACTACGAGACTACGGGCCCCGAGATCTACAGGGCGCTGGGCGACAAGATAGGCTGCTTTGTCATGGGCGTGGGTACGGGCGGAACCCTCGTAGGTGTCTCTAAGTACTTGAAGGGCCTCCTAGGCCACAGGGTGAAGGCGGTAGCCGTGGTGCCGAGAGGGTCGCCCATCGTAGGCGGTGCTGGCAGGGGGGAGGAGATCGAGGGCCTAGCCGTGTCTATGATCCCTGATATCTTCGCGCGCAACCGTGGGCTCGTAGACGAGGTCGTCGAGGTCTCGCTGGCAGAGTCCGTGGAGTGGATGGTGAGGCTCGCCCGGGAGGAGGGCATACTCGGGGGCCTCTCCACGGGCGCGAACATGGCTGGCGTCTACAAGGTTCTGGAGGGTTGCGAGGGGGCTATAGTCACGCTTGCACCAGACTCAATCTTCAGGTACACCGGTGTCCTCGAAAACTACGCAATAAGGGATATATTGTAG
- a CDS encoding TorD/DmsD family molecular chaperone, producing the protein MVEASLLWERGVVYKALSLSFYTPSDADAQRELSEYLTLLLDVRALPIDRDTIRFFAESWRRAWTLPRDELLREYTRLFVNDYPELKCPPFETYWRDGKRTIYGSGYSSLLEIYRQASLESSPEVRLPLEHVALELELMYYLVVSSADNAGFLCLQEKLFKNHIGRWAEPYAQCLESSASLDNYRASAKLLRELYRVERGLFDSTSFCV; encoded by the coding sequence TTGGTTGAGGCGAGCTTGCTCTGGGAGCGTGGAGTCGTGTACAAGGCCCTAAGCTTGTCGTTCTATACGCCGAGCGACGCCGACGCCCAGAGGGAGCTGTCAGAGTACCTCACGTTGCTCCTAGACGTCCGCGCGCTGCCCATAGACCGGGACACCATCAGGTTTTTCGCTGAGTCGTGGCGTAGGGCGTGGACGCTTCCGCGGGACGAGCTACTCAGGGAATACACGAGGCTCTTCGTGAACGACTACCCCGAGCTTAAGTGCCCTCCCTTCGAGACGTACTGGAGAGACGGGAAGCGCACCATATACGGGTCAGGGTATAGCAGCCTCCTGGAGATCTACAGGCAGGCGTCGCTCGAGTCCTCCCCGGAGGTCAGACTCCCCCTCGAGCACGTGGCACTAGAGCTAGAACTAATGTACTACCTTGTGGTCTCGAGCGCCGATAACGCAGGCTTCCTCTGCCTCCAGGAGAAGTTGTTCAAAAACCACATTGGGAGGTGGGCTGAACCCTACGCGCAGTGCCTGGAGAGTAGTGCCAGCCTAGACAACTACAGGGCTTCTGCGAAGTTGCTCCGCGAGCTCTACAGGGTGGAGAGGGGGCTCTTCGACTCTACGAGCTTCTGCGTCTAG
- a CDS encoding class I SAM-dependent methyltransferase — translation MKLGRALLIALYRLAPEKIYERPASLIAPGRILLDVGGARGTLAYLASGKFELSIVVDVDPAHFPRARRGGVVEFVCASGCHLPLRSGSVDSAVFHDSLHHLESPREGIGEAARVLREGGFLYVFDFDGSKPMGRVIRLFERIVGFPGNLLALSELGGLLEGFSVLRLERGRFSSYTLVATKRTTRETP, via the coding sequence GTGAAGCTTGGTAGAGCTCTGCTGATTGCCCTATACAGGCTAGCTCCTGAGAAGATCTACGAGAGACCCGCCAGCTTAATTGCCCCTGGAAGGATACTCCTGGATGTCGGCGGGGCGAGGGGGACTCTCGCATACCTGGCTTCCGGCAAGTTCGAGCTTAGCATCGTAGTAGACGTCGACCCGGCGCACTTCCCTCGCGCCAGGAGAGGGGGGGTAGTTGAATTCGTCTGTGCCAGTGGCTGTCACCTCCCGCTGAGGAGCGGGTCTGTAGACTCCGCCGTCTTCCACGACTCTCTTCATCACCTTGAGAGCCCCAGAGAGGGTATTGGGGAAGCCGCGCGTGTGTTGAGGGAGGGGGGCTTCCTATACGTATTCGACTTTGACGGGAGTAAGCCTATGGGCCGCGTCATACGGCTCTTCGAGAGAATAGTGGGCTTCCCGGGCAATCTCCTAGCACTGTCTGAATTGGGCGGCCTCCTCGAGGGGTTCTCCGTGTTGAGGCTCGAGAGGGGGCGCTTCTCAAGCTACACACTCGTAGCTACGAAGAGGACGACGAGAGAAACTCCCTGA